One window of the Paenibacillus beijingensis genome contains the following:
- the dnaN gene encoding DNA polymerase III subunit beta: protein MKLSISKHELNEAIQQVAKAASSRPAIPILGGIKIDVTHQGVTLTASDTDISIQSFIPVENDEHVIAKVDKPGSVVMPSKFFVEMIRKLPADTIEIEVGDSYQAMIRSGSTDIQMVGMDPEEFPVLPAVEESEVLQIPGDLLKAMIRQTVFSASTSEQTPVLTGVLWNLQDGLIKFVATDRHRLASRTAKVDTAPEYRFTNVVIAAKTLVELSKLIPDGSALVEVVVASNQVLFRIGTLLFFSRILDGTYPDTSKIIPQSFKTELVLDTRKLTDAIDRAYLMSREEKTNIVRLMTLDNSMIEVSSSSSELGKVTEQLEAASLEGEPLRIAFNSKYMLDTLKVIDSEQIIISFTGAMSPIIIKPTDHANSLYIILPYRTTN, encoded by the coding sequence ATGAAACTTAGCATATCCAAACACGAACTGAACGAAGCGATCCAGCAGGTGGCCAAGGCGGCATCATCGAGACCCGCGATCCCGATTCTCGGCGGCATCAAAATTGACGTCACCCATCAAGGCGTAACCTTGACGGCCAGCGATACCGATATATCGATCCAAAGCTTTATTCCGGTTGAAAATGACGAGCATGTCATTGCAAAAGTCGACAAACCGGGCAGCGTCGTTATGCCTTCCAAATTTTTTGTTGAAATGATCCGGAAGCTGCCGGCCGACACGATCGAAATCGAAGTCGGCGATTCGTATCAGGCGATGATCCGCTCCGGCTCCACCGATATCCAAATGGTCGGAATGGATCCGGAGGAATTCCCCGTGCTGCCTGCGGTCGAAGAGAGCGAAGTGCTGCAAATTCCCGGTGATCTGCTGAAAGCGATGATCCGCCAAACGGTATTTTCCGCCTCCACCAGCGAACAGACGCCGGTGCTGACCGGCGTGCTCTGGAATTTGCAGGACGGACTTATTAAATTTGTGGCGACCGACCGTCACCGTCTGGCCAGCCGCACCGCCAAAGTCGACACCGCGCCGGAATACCGGTTCACCAATGTTGTCATTGCGGCCAAAACGCTGGTTGAGCTTTCCAAGCTCATCCCGGACGGATCGGCACTGGTCGAAGTCGTCGTCGCCAGCAACCAGGTGCTGTTTCGGATCGGTACGCTGCTCTTTTTCAGCCGTATCCTGGACGGAACTTATCCTGATACTTCCAAGATTATTCCGCAATCGTTCAAAACAGAACTCGTACTTGATACGCGCAAGCTGACCGATGCGATCGACCGCGCTTATTTGATGTCGCGCGAGGAGAAAACGAACATTGTGAGGCTCATGACGCTCGATAACAGTATGATCGAAGTGTCGTCGAGTTCTTCAGAGCTCGGCAAAGTGACGGAACAGCTGGAAGCCGCCTCGCTCGAAGGCGAGCCGCTGCGCATCGCGTTCAATTCCAAATATATGCTCGATACGCTCAAAGTCATCGACAGCGAGCAAATCATCATTTCGTTCACCGGCGCGATGAGTCCGATCATCATCAAACCGACCGATCATGCCAACAGTTTGTACATCATTTTGCCGTACCGCACGACCAACTAG
- the yaaA gene encoding S4 domain-containing protein YaaA, giving the protein MMKPISIKTEYITLGQFLKLSDCIDSGGQAKMFLQEYAVTVNGEPDNRRGRKLYDGDKVNVEGFGTFQVQRG; this is encoded by the coding sequence GTGATGAAACCGATCTCAATCAAGACCGAATATATTACGCTCGGACAGTTCCTCAAACTTTCCGACTGCATCGATTCCGGCGGTCAGGCCAAAATGTTCCTGCAGGAATATGCCGTTACCGTCAACGGCGAGCCCGACAACCGCAGAGGCCGCAAGCTTTACGACGGCGATAAAGTAAATGTTGAAGGGTTCGGTACGTTCCAGGTTCAGCGCGGCTGA
- the recF gene encoding DNA replication/repair protein RecF (All proteins in this family for which functions are known are DNA-binding proteins that assist the filamentation of RecA onto DNA for the initiation of recombination or recombinational repair.) produces MFLKAISLTNYRNYERLELSTDKRVNLFIGPNAQGKTNLLEAIFVLALTKSHRTSKDKELIGWQAPEAAIHGVAEKRYGDVTLDLLFSGQGKKAKINGLEQRKLSGFIGTLNVVMFAPEDLEIVKGTPGVRRRFLDMEIGQVQPGYLHTLQQYHKVLVQRNNYLKSAPPSGLQADLLEVWNMQLAEHGVKIMKKRKHFIQKLQTWAASIHAGITAGGEELTVEYRPSFEIDASEEESVLFDQFMIKLSQVKDQEFRRGMTMVGPHRDDMSFHINGKEAHVFGSQGQQRTTALSLKLAEIELIREEIGEYPLLLLDDVLSELDQYRQTQLIETFQGKVQTFITATGLESVNVSRLEDAGIYHVSGGRVSE; encoded by the coding sequence GTGTTTTTAAAAGCAATCAGTTTGACGAATTACCGCAACTACGAACGCCTGGAGCTGAGCACCGACAAGCGGGTCAACCTGTTTATCGGGCCTAATGCGCAGGGGAAAACCAATTTGCTGGAAGCGATCTTTGTGTTGGCGTTGACCAAGTCGCACCGCACCTCCAAAGATAAGGAGCTGATCGGCTGGCAGGCGCCGGAGGCGGCCATCCACGGCGTTGCGGAGAAGCGCTACGGCGATGTGACACTCGATCTGCTCTTCTCCGGCCAAGGCAAGAAGGCGAAGATCAACGGCCTTGAGCAGCGCAAGCTGAGCGGATTTATCGGCACGCTCAACGTGGTCATGTTCGCGCCGGAAGATTTGGAGATCGTGAAGGGGACGCCGGGCGTGCGCCGCCGGTTTCTGGATATGGAAATCGGACAGGTGCAGCCCGGTTATTTGCATACGCTGCAGCAGTATCACAAAGTGCTCGTGCAGCGCAACAACTACCTCAAGTCGGCGCCGCCTTCGGGGCTGCAGGCCGATCTGCTGGAAGTATGGAATATGCAGCTTGCGGAGCACGGTGTTAAAATTATGAAAAAAAGGAAACACTTCATACAGAAGCTGCAAACGTGGGCGGCAAGCATTCACGCGGGCATTACGGCGGGCGGCGAGGAGCTGACCGTCGAATACCGTCCTTCCTTCGAAATTGACGCCTCGGAAGAAGAATCTGTTTTATTCGATCAATTTATGATAAAGTTATCACAGGTAAAAGATCAGGAATTCCGCAGAGGGATGACGATGGTTGGCCCCCACCGCGACGATATGAGCTTTCATATCAACGGCAAGGAGGCCCATGTGTTCGGATCTCAAGGGCAGCAGCGGACGACGGCTCTGTCTTTGAAGCTTGCGGAAATCGAACTGATACGGGAAGAGATCGGGGAGTACCCGCTGCTTCTGCTCGACGACGTGCTGTCGGAACTGGACCAATACCGGCAAACGCAGCTGATCGAGACGTTCCAGGGCAAGGTACAGACGTTTATTACGGCGACCGGTCTTGAAAGCGTCAATGTCAGCCGGCTCGAGGATGCCGGTATTTATCACGTGAGCGGCGGCCGGGTGAGTGAGTAG
- the remB gene encoding extracellular matrix regulator RemB — MYIHLGGEKIIRAAELVAIFDISIEQSSKLSKQFVAGAKKRKDVELIGEEEPKSIVVTKQRIYYSPISSSTLKKRAHHFAAN; from the coding sequence ATATACATTCATTTGGGCGGGGAAAAAATCATTCGAGCCGCGGAACTGGTGGCCATTTTTGATATTTCGATCGAACAGTCTTCCAAGCTGTCCAAACAGTTCGTGGCCGGAGCCAAGAAACGCAAAGACGTCGAGCTGATCGGGGAAGAGGAACCGAAATCGATCGTCGTCACGAAGCAGCGGATTTATTATTCACCGATTTCTTCTTCCACGCTGAAGAAACGGGCACATCATTTTGCGGCTAATTAG
- the gyrB gene encoding DNA topoisomerase (ATP-hydrolyzing) subunit B encodes MSLNQHTYDESQIQVLEGLEAVRKRPGMYIGSTSGKGLHHLVWEVVDNSIDEALAGYCNQIQVIIHEDNSITVIDNGRGIPVGEHAKLKKSTLEVVMTVLHAGGKFGGEGYKVSGGLHGVGVSVVNALSEQVIVQVKRDGHVYRQEYHRGVPQYDIQMIGDTNETGTQTRFKPDPEIFQETTVFEYETLQSRIRELAFLNKGIEISLHDERTGAKSSYHYEGGIIEFVEYLNRNREALHEKPIYVEGSKDHIQVEVAMQYNDSYSENIHSFANNINTHEGGTHESGFKSALTRIINDYARKMGAIKDSNSNLSGDDVREGLTAIISVKIPEPQFEGQTKTKLGNSEVRGIVESCFAEKFAEFLEENPSVSRKIVDKGLQASRAREAARKARELTRRKSALEVSSLPGKLADCSSKDASISELYIVEGDSAGGSAKQGRDRHFQAILPLRGKILNVEKARLDRILSNTEIRAIITALGTGIGDDFDLSKARYHKVIIMTDADVDGAHIRTLLLTFFFRYMRQIIEAGYIYIAQPPLFKIERNKVIRYAQSERERDQIIAEFGEGAKVGVQRYKGLGEMNAVQLWETTMDPESRTMLQVQVEDAIEADSVFDTLMGDNVEPRREFIHQYAKSVKNLDV; translated from the coding sequence ATGTCTTTGAATCAGCATACGTACGACGAGAGTCAGATCCAGGTGCTCGAGGGACTTGAAGCGGTTCGCAAAAGACCGGGGATGTATATCGGTTCGACAAGCGGTAAAGGTCTTCACCATCTGGTCTGGGAAGTCGTAGACAACAGCATCGACGAGGCACTGGCCGGTTATTGCAATCAGATCCAAGTGATCATTCATGAAGATAACAGTATTACCGTCATCGACAACGGCCGTGGGATCCCGGTCGGGGAGCATGCCAAGCTGAAGAAATCAACGCTGGAAGTCGTCATGACCGTCCTGCATGCGGGCGGCAAATTCGGCGGCGAAGGCTATAAAGTGTCCGGCGGCCTTCACGGCGTCGGAGTATCGGTCGTCAACGCCCTGTCCGAGCAGGTCATCGTTCAAGTTAAGCGCGACGGACACGTCTACCGCCAGGAATATCACCGCGGGGTGCCTCAGTACGACATCCAGATGATCGGCGATACGAACGAGACCGGGACGCAAACGCGCTTTAAGCCGGATCCGGAAATTTTTCAGGAAACGACCGTGTTCGAATACGAGACGCTGCAATCGCGGATCCGCGAGCTGGCGTTTTTGAATAAAGGCATCGAAATTTCGCTTCACGACGAGAGAACCGGGGCGAAAAGCAGCTATCACTACGAGGGCGGGATTATCGAATTCGTCGAATATTTGAACCGCAACCGTGAGGCGCTGCATGAGAAGCCGATTTACGTGGAAGGGTCAAAGGACCATATCCAGGTTGAAGTGGCGATGCAGTACAACGACAGCTACAGCGAAAATATTCACTCCTTCGCCAACAATATCAACACCCACGAGGGCGGCACGCACGAATCCGGATTCAAGAGCGCCCTGACGCGGATCATTAACGACTATGCCCGCAAAATGGGGGCGATCAAGGACAGCAACTCCAACCTGTCCGGCGACGACGTGCGCGAAGGACTGACGGCGATTATTTCGGTCAAAATACCGGAGCCGCAGTTTGAAGGGCAAACGAAAACGAAGCTCGGCAACAGCGAAGTGCGCGGCATCGTGGAATCGTGCTTCGCGGAGAAATTCGCCGAGTTTCTCGAGGAGAACCCTTCCGTATCGCGCAAAATCGTCGATAAAGGGCTGCAGGCTTCCCGCGCCCGCGAAGCGGCCCGCAAGGCGCGCGAGCTGACTCGCCGCAAGAGCGCGCTGGAAGTGAGTTCGCTGCCCGGCAAGCTGGCCGACTGCTCATCCAAGGACGCCTCGATCAGCGAGCTGTATATCGTCGAAGGTGACTCGGCCGGCGGCTCGGCCAAACAGGGGCGCGACCGGCACTTCCAGGCGATTTTGCCGCTGCGGGGCAAAATTTTGAACGTGGAGAAGGCGCGGCTGGACCGGATTTTGTCCAATACGGAAATCCGCGCGATCATTACCGCGCTCGGAACGGGCATCGGCGACGATTTTGACCTGTCCAAAGCCCGTTATCACAAAGTGATCATCATGACCGATGCCGACGTCGACGGCGCGCATATCCGCACGCTGCTGCTGACGTTCTTCTTCCGGTATATGCGCCAAATTATCGAAGCGGGCTATATTTATATCGCGCAGCCGCCGCTTTTCAAGATCGAGCGGAACAAAGTGATCCGCTATGCGCAGAGCGAGCGGGAACGCGACCAGATCATCGCCGAGTTCGGCGAAGGCGCGAAGGTGGGCGTCCAACGCTATAAAGGTCTCGGCGAAATGAACGCCGTCCAGCTGTGGGAAACGACGATGGATCCCGAAAGCCGCACGATGCTGCAGGTGCAGGTGGAAGATGCAATTGAAGCCGATTCCGTATTCGATACGCTGATGGGCGACAATGTGGAGCCTCGCCGCGAGTTTATTCACCAGTACGCCAAATCCGTTAAAAATCTCGATGTTTAG
- a CDS encoding YheC/YheD family protein has translation MAIQRVLSKWAKTNVLLKSKTLSDHIPKTVIFNRSALSSMLSDYAMVYVKPDRGTFGNGVMRVEKKNRSQAAFRFQSGANARVYNSFDELYHGIERVRPKKTYLIQHGIHLLQHRKRRFDLRVMVQKNLRNDWETTGIIGRLSHPAKIVTNYHSGGTVTPFETLMSGHLSPTAQAEYKSRLRKFGLQIAQQLQTRYPGLKEIGVDVAIDDKMKPWILEVNTAPDPYIFRKLRDKSVSRKIFRYRSAYTTTGRSIIRRSRIRRLRTKKPPYL, from the coding sequence TTGGCCATCCAGCGCGTGTTGAGCAAATGGGCAAAAACGAACGTATTGTTAAAATCAAAAACGCTGTCCGATCATATTCCAAAGACCGTTATATTTAATCGCAGCGCCTTATCTTCGATGCTCTCCGACTATGCAATGGTGTACGTAAAACCCGACAGAGGGACGTTCGGCAACGGCGTCATGCGGGTGGAAAAAAAGAACCGCAGCCAGGCCGCTTTCCGCTTCCAGTCCGGAGCGAATGCTCGTGTATATAACAGCTTCGACGAACTGTACCACGGGATCGAGCGCGTCCGGCCGAAAAAAACGTATTTGATTCAGCACGGCATTCATTTGCTGCAGCACCGCAAGCGGCGGTTCGATTTGCGGGTCATGGTGCAAAAAAACTTGCGCAATGATTGGGAGACGACCGGCATTATCGGCCGATTGTCCCATCCGGCAAAAATCGTGACCAACTACCACAGCGGGGGTACGGTGACGCCGTTTGAAACGCTGATGAGCGGCCATTTATCCCCAACCGCTCAAGCCGAATACAAGAGCAGACTCCGCAAATTCGGGCTTCAAATCGCCCAGCAGCTGCAAACCCGCTATCCCGGATTAAAGGAAATCGGGGTCGATGTGGCGATTGACGACAAAATGAAGCCGTGGATTTTGGAAGTGAACACCGCCCCCGACCCTTATATTTTTCGCAAGCTGCGTGATAAATCGGTATCCCGCAAAATATTCCGCTACCGCAGCGCATACACAACAACCGGCAGATCCATTATTCGGAGATCCCGCATTAGAAGATTGAGAACGAAAAAGCCGCCTTATTTATAG
- the gyrA gene encoding DNA gyrase subunit A translates to MAEEQRSQIKDRDIGTEMRESFMDYAMSIIVSRALPDVRDGLKPVHRRILYAMSELGMSPDKPYKKSARIVGEVIGKYHPHGDSAVYESMVRMAQDFSMRYMLVDGHGNFGSIDGDMAAAMRYTEARLSKIAMELLRDINKETIDFAPNYDGEEHEPVVLPARFPNLLVNGVGGIAVGMATNIPPHNLPEVIDGVQAMIANPDITSLELMDYIKGPDFPTAGFVMGHQGIRQAYTTGRGSVTMRARAVIEETNGKARIIVQELPYQVIKARLVEKIAELVREKKLDGITDLRDESDRNGMRVVIELRRDVNPNVVLNNLYKHTQMQSTFGINMLALVNGEPKVLNLRDMLYYYLQHQIEVIRRRTEFELKKARARAHILEGLRIALDNLDEVIALIRSSRTTEIAREGLMSRFNLSYEQSQAILDMRLQRLTGLEREKIEAEYAELLQKIAEYEAILADEQLVLQIISEELNEVKERFGDERRTEVTVGEDEILDEDLIPREDVVITITHSGYVKRLPVSTYRSQKRGGKGVIGMGTKDDDFVEHLFVSNTHHFLLFFTNKGKVYRLKAYEIPDLSRTARGTPIINLLQIEQGETVNAVIPVESFDPDRYLFFGTRQGVVKKTPLDDYSNIRKVGLIAINLRDDDDLISVKLTDGQQEIIMGTAQGMSIRFPEEDVRSMGRSATGVKGIQLDDDDRVIDMDVVAPDRDILIVTSKGYGKRTPESEYRIQSRGGKGIKTLNVTEKNGTIAGLKVVENGEDLMIMTETGTMIRTSMEGISTMGRNTQGVKLINIREDDAVATVTRVARSEEDESELDEQTETTPEADAGSEPGTGEEQE, encoded by the coding sequence ATGGCGGAAGAACAACGTTCGCAAATCAAAGACCGGGATATTGGCACCGAGATGCGGGAATCGTTCATGGACTATGCCATGAGCATTATCGTAAGCCGGGCGCTGCCGGATGTTCGGGACGGCCTTAAGCCGGTGCACCGCCGCATCCTGTATGCGATGTCGGAACTTGGCATGTCCCCGGACAAACCATATAAGAAATCCGCCAGAATCGTCGGTGAAGTGATCGGTAAGTACCACCCTCACGGCGACTCCGCCGTTTATGAATCGATGGTGCGGATGGCGCAGGATTTTTCGATGCGTTATATGCTGGTCGACGGGCACGGAAACTTCGGGTCCATCGACGGCGATATGGCGGCGGCAATGCGGTATACGGAAGCCCGGCTTTCCAAGATCGCGATGGAGCTGCTGCGCGATATCAACAAGGAAACGATCGATTTCGCGCCCAACTACGACGGCGAGGAGCATGAGCCGGTCGTACTTCCTGCCCGTTTCCCGAACTTGCTTGTCAACGGCGTCGGCGGGATCGCGGTCGGTATGGCGACGAATATCCCGCCGCATAACTTGCCGGAAGTCATTGACGGCGTTCAGGCGATGATCGCCAACCCTGATATTACGTCCCTCGAATTGATGGATTACATCAAAGGACCGGATTTCCCGACGGCCGGCTTCGTTATGGGGCATCAGGGCATCCGTCAGGCATATACGACCGGACGCGGCTCGGTCACGATGCGCGCCCGCGCAGTAATTGAGGAAACGAACGGCAAAGCGCGTATCATTGTGCAGGAGCTTCCTTATCAGGTTATTAAAGCCCGCCTCGTCGAGAAAATCGCGGAGCTTGTCCGGGAGAAAAAGCTCGACGGCATTACCGACCTGCGCGATGAATCCGACCGCAACGGGATGCGCGTCGTCATCGAGCTGCGCCGCGACGTCAATCCGAACGTCGTTTTGAACAACCTGTATAAGCATACACAAATGCAGTCGACGTTCGGCATCAATATGCTGGCGCTCGTAAACGGCGAGCCGAAGGTGCTCAACCTGAGGGATATGCTGTATTACTATTTGCAGCATCAGATCGAAGTTATTCGCAGACGGACGGAGTTTGAACTTAAAAAAGCGCGCGCACGGGCTCATATCCTTGAAGGGCTGCGCATCGCCTTGGATAATTTGGATGAAGTGATCGCTCTCATCCGATCTTCGCGGACGACGGAAATTGCCCGTGAAGGCTTGATGAGCCGATTCAATCTGAGCTATGAGCAATCGCAGGCGATTCTCGATATGCGTCTGCAGCGCCTGACCGGCCTGGAGCGCGAAAAAATCGAAGCGGAATATGCCGAGCTGCTGCAAAAGATCGCCGAATACGAAGCGATTCTTGCGGATGAGCAGCTTGTGCTGCAAATCATCAGCGAAGAGCTGAACGAGGTGAAGGAACGTTTCGGCGACGAACGCCGTACGGAAGTGACGGTCGGCGAAGATGAAATTCTCGACGAAGACCTGATTCCGCGCGAGGATGTCGTCATTACGATTACCCATTCCGGGTATGTGAAGCGGCTTCCCGTCTCGACATACCGCAGTCAGAAGCGCGGCGGCAAAGGCGTAATCGGGATGGGCACGAAAGACGACGATTTCGTTGAGCATCTGTTTGTGTCCAACACGCATCACTTCCTGCTGTTCTTTACGAACAAAGGCAAAGTGTACCGTCTCAAAGCGTACGAGATTCCGGATCTTAGCCGGACCGCGCGCGGAACGCCGATCATTAACCTGCTGCAAATCGAACAGGGAGAGACGGTCAACGCGGTTATTCCGGTCGAATCGTTCGATCCTGACCGGTACCTGTTCTTTGGAACCCGTCAAGGCGTCGTCAAAAAAACGCCGCTTGACGATTACTCGAACATTCGCAAGGTCGGTCTGATCGCCATTAATTTGCGCGATGACGATGACTTAATCAGCGTGAAGCTGACGGACGGGCAGCAGGAAATTATTATGGGCACCGCCCAAGGCATGTCTATCCGTTTCCCAGAAGAAGATGTGCGGTCGATGGGTCGCTCGGCGACCGGGGTGAAGGGCATTCAGCTTGATGATGACGATCGGGTAATCGACATGGACGTCGTCGCGCCAGATCGTGACATACTGATCGTAACGTCGAAGGGTTACGGCAAACGGACGCCGGAGAGCGAATACCGGATCCAGAGCCGCGGCGGCAAAGGAATCAAGACGCTTAACGTAACCGAGAAAAACGGAACGATAGCCGGGTTGAAAGTCGTGGAGAACGGCGAGGATCTGATGATTATGACGGAAACCGGCACGATGATTCGGACCAGCATGGAAGGCATTTCGACCATGGGCCGCAATACGCAGGGCGTGAAGCTGATCAACATCCGCGAAGACGATGCGGTAGCCACCGTAACGCGCGTAGCCCGCAGCGAGGAAGATGAGTCCGAACTGGACGAACAGACCGAAACCACTCCAGAAGCGGATGCAGGGAGCGAACCGGGAACCGGAGAGGAACAAGAATAG
- a CDS encoding sigma factor G inhibitor Gin — protein MGENSVCRCIICEQQKPIHEGIHIVSEFICGSCEAEMVRTDVKDDKYPFYVHQLKQIWMQNNA, from the coding sequence ATGGGAGAAAACAGCGTTTGCCGTTGTATCATATGCGAGCAGCAGAAGCCTATTCATGAAGGAATACACATCGTGTCAGAATTTATTTGCGGCAGCTGCGAAGCCGAGATGGTCCGGACCGATGTAAAAGACGATAAATATCCGTTCTACGTTCACCAGCTAAAGCAAATATGGATGCAAAACAATGCATGA
- a CDS encoding aminotransferase class I/II-fold pyridoxal phosphate-dependent enzyme: MNTFVAPLLEALIFHQSRNPVSFHVPGHKYGTMLSDVNIGKRVPETDTPGATRLKSWFEQIMKLDVTELSTTDDLHHAEGVIKEAQQLAARCFGAEETHFLTGGSTAGNIALLMAACNPGDIIIVQRNVHKSVLNGLMLSGARAVFIGSQLDKESGQYTIPALDTVQEALRRYPEAKAVFLTNPNYYGMSTGLKKYAEAAHRQGALLLVDEAHGAHYGHHPELPQSALQAGADGVVQSTHKTLSAMTMGAMLHVQGHRLNRAALSNALSMIQSSSPSYPIMASLDIARAILDAFGEKWFEKGLNAASFLRNWLNRNDHPFILLEQSGSSAFDQLDPLRIVIRDMTGTLSGYELLKRLEEKGCWAEMADNRHVVLLIGAACGNDEAVRLTDALMDIASESGLRMVKENSCKSTASAFASTSAVFSTNAFASTKTVIEADITEPIAFERRSLTEAEVMTVAVEHAAGYRSAEQVTPYPPGIPLLYAGEPITEGKVKALRILSDSGAKCQGAADSSLRTIRVIKRETNK, encoded by the coding sequence ATGAATACGTTTGTCGCACCGCTGCTGGAGGCATTGATATTCCATCAATCGCGTAATCCGGTCAGCTTTCATGTGCCTGGCCATAAATACGGTACGATGCTGTCGGACGTGAACATAGGAAAAAGGGTACCGGAAACCGATACACCGGGAGCGACGAGGCTTAAAAGCTGGTTCGAGCAGATCATGAAGCTCGATGTAACCGAGCTTTCCACGACCGACGATCTTCACCATGCGGAAGGTGTCATTAAAGAGGCTCAGCAGCTCGCAGCGAGATGCTTCGGAGCGGAGGAAACGCACTTTTTAACCGGCGGAAGCACAGCGGGAAACATCGCGCTCCTTATGGCCGCTTGCAACCCCGGCGATATCATCATCGTGCAGCGCAATGTACATAAATCGGTGCTGAACGGACTTATGTTGTCCGGAGCGAGAGCGGTATTTATCGGATCGCAATTGGACAAGGAAAGCGGACAATATACGATCCCCGCTCTGGACACCGTACAGGAGGCGCTGCGGCGGTATCCGGAAGCGAAAGCGGTCTTTTTGACCAACCCGAATTATTACGGCATGTCGACCGGTTTGAAAAAGTATGCGGAGGCTGCACACCGCCAAGGTGCATTATTGCTTGTCGATGAAGCGCACGGTGCGCATTACGGCCATCATCCGGAATTGCCCCAGTCGGCCCTTCAGGCCGGAGCGGATGGTGTTGTTCAGTCGACTCACAAAACGTTAAGCGCGATGACGATGGGCGCAATGCTCCATGTGCAGGGACATCGGTTAAATCGTGCCGCGCTTTCCAATGCGCTGTCGATGATTCAAAGCTCCTCACCCTCATATCCTATAATGGCGTCCCTTGATATTGCCCGGGCAATATTGGATGCATTTGGAGAAAAATGGTTTGAAAAAGGGCTGAATGCCGCTTCATTCCTGCGAAATTGGTTGAATCGGAACGATCATCCGTTCATATTATTGGAACAAAGCGGCTCTTCCGCTTTTGATCAATTGGATCCATTGCGGATCGTAATACGCGATATGACCGGAACGCTGAGCGGGTATGAGCTGCTTAAACGTCTGGAAGAGAAAGGCTGCTGGGCTGAAATGGCCGACAACCGGCATGTCGTGCTTCTCATAGGAGCGGCTTGCGGGAACGATGAGGCGGTGCGTTTAACGGACGCCCTCATGGACATCGCTTCTGAATCCGGCTTGCGCATGGTAAAGGAAAACAGCTGCAAATCGACTGCATCGGCATTCGCTTCGACAAGCGCCGTTTTTTCGACGAATGCATTCGCTTCGACTAAAACCGTTATTGAGGCTGACATCACGGAACCGATCGCTTTTGAGCGGCGCAGTTTGACCGAAGCAGAAGTGATGACAGTGGCGGTCGAACACGCGGCAGGATACCGGTCGGCGGAACAAGTGACGCCCTATCCGCCTGGAATTCCGCTCCTTTATGCCGGTGAACCGATCACCGAAGGCAAGGTAAAGGCGCTGCGTATATTGTCGGATAGCGGCGCAAAATGTCAAGGAGCGGCGGATTCCAGCCTCCGGACGATACGGGTAATAAAACGCGAGACGAACAAGTAA
- the tmk gene encoding dTMP kinase has product MNNGMLITIEGGEGAGKSSIIQALAAYLASKGVTAVTTREPGGIPIAEQIRNVILDPAHVGMDARTEALLYAAARRQHLVEKVIPALKEGRWVLCDRFIDSSLAYQGYARGLGMEEIMAINSFAIAETMPDLTLYLDVSPQTGLKRIAEAGVREVNRLDLETMTFHERVREGYRQLVRKFPQRIVQVDAEGAPEHVLNEATRAIERRFEGIFAAGVKKI; this is encoded by the coding sequence TTGAATAATGGCATGTTGATTACGATAGAAGGCGGAGAGGGCGCGGGAAAAAGCTCGATCATCCAAGCGCTCGCCGCATATTTGGCCTCCAAAGGCGTGACCGCGGTAACGACGCGGGAGCCCGGGGGCATTCCGATTGCGGAGCAGATCAGAAACGTGATATTGGATCCGGCTCATGTGGGCATGGATGCCCGCACAGAGGCACTGCTCTATGCCGCGGCGCGCAGACAGCATCTTGTCGAAAAAGTGATTCCGGCGCTAAAGGAAGGCCGGTGGGTGCTGTGCGACCGTTTCATCGACAGCAGCCTGGCTTACCAGGGGTATGCCCGGGGACTCGGCATGGAGGAGATTATGGCGATTAATTCGTTCGCGATTGCCGAAACGATGCCGGATCTGACGCTGTATCTCGATGTTTCGCCGCAAACGGGCTTGAAGCGGATTGCCGAGGCAGGTGTCAGAGAAGTGAACCGGCTCGATCTGGAAACGATGACGTTCCATGAGCGGGTCCGCGAAGGATACCGGCAGCTCGTTCGGAAATTTCCGCAGCGAATCGTCCAGGTGGATGCCGAAGGGGCGCCTGAGCACGTATTAAACGAGGCGACCCGCGCTATCGAGCGGCGTTTTGAAGGAATATTTGCAGCGGGTGTCAAAAAGATATAG